The DNA region AGTAAAGGAATTAGCGCTACTGTAATTTCGCTCAAAAATATGCTAGGCAATGAACTCGTATTTGAGGAAATAGGTGGAGTGGATTATCTAGCTAAACTTACAACTTTAGCATTAAGTTAGGAGTTAACTTAGCAATAAATGCTTGTAAATATTTTCTTACTCAAAAAAATACTAAAGATAATGTAGTACCATCAGTTGGCTTCTTTTCTTTAGAAATGTCATCTCAGCAAATCTCAACTCGAATTCTTTCTATAGAATCAGAAATTAATAGCTCTGCATTATTTAACGGTAAAATAGGTGAACAAGATGTTGATAAGTTAAAGACTGTACAAGACGAAATACAAAAGTGGAATTTTTTTATAGATGATGCTCCAGCAATCTCGATATCTGCAATTAGATCTCGAGCTCGTAGACTTAAACGTACTCATAATTTAGCAATATTATTTATTGATTATTTACAGCTAATAAAAATTGATTCCAGAGGGAGTCAGTATAATCGAGTGCAGGAAATTTCTGAAATTACTCAGAGCTTAAAAGCTCTTGCTAAAGAGCTCAATATTTCAATAATTGCATTATCTCAATTGTCTAGAGCTGTAGAACAAAGGTCAGATAAAAAGCCTATTCTCTCAGATCTAAGAGAATCAGGCTCAATTGAACAGGACGCCGATATTGTAATGCTCATATATCGGTACGAATATTACTTGTCTAGATCAGAACCAGATCTAGGAACTCCAGAACACATGGAATGGCAGAAAAAGCAAGATAGATGCTTTAATACTGCTGAAATAATTGTTGCTAAACACCGTAATTGGCAAGTTGGTACAGTGAAGTTGCACTATAATAGTAGGTATTCTAAATTTGGCAATATTGTTAAAAACTCTCAGCAAGGCTAATAAGCGCTAGATTATGCATAAGATGAAAAAATGCTGGTCCAAAAAAAATTACAGAAAAATTTTACTCATTAACACCAGAGATATGCAACTCAAGATTGGTTTTTGACATCATGATAACTGAATCAAAAATTTTATAACTTAATTTGCTTTTTTTTAGTTTTTATCTGGGATTGGAGTATACAAAAAGTTTAAATTATGGTATAATTTATTAATAACCATTTAGAGATGGAATGGGACAATAAGGATATTCCAAGTGCCCGCTTTCGCTAGTAGAACTTGGTAGTACCCATTTACTTGTAGATATTAATTTCCTTGCTTGCAATATTTCCATTGCCTCATCTGTTAATGGTATATTTTGCGCCTTTCCGTTCTTAGTTTTTGGTATATGCCATATTTTTCTTTCAAAATCTATATTGTCCCATTCCATCTCTAACACATTACTTTTTCTAGCTCCAGTATATAACGCTAGTAATGCAAAATCTCTTATCAATGGACTTGCTTCTCCGCATAATACTTGTAAAAATCTACCCATTTCATCGTAACTTAGACGTCTCTCTCTTGCTTGCAGTTTATGCTGCTCTATCCCTAGAGTAGGATTGTTTTCTATTAATCCCCATTTTATTGCCTTATTAAATATAGTGCGTAAGGTTGCTAGCAATGCATTTGCTGTGGCATATTTTCCCTCTTTGCTGATATCATTGAATATTGGTTCAATATCACTCATTCGAATCTGGCTTATCTTTTTTCCATATAATGATTGTGCATAAGTATGTACTCTGTCAGTATACTCTTTCCAGTTTATAGTATATATTTTGGCATACTCTTCAATATACTTATAACACAGCTCTTTGAATGTAATCTCTTGTCTTTCTTTTATACGATTCTCATTTTCTTCTATCTGTTGTTGACGTCTTACTTCTCTTGGATCTATTCCGTTCGCCATTAATATCTTTAATTCTATTGCTTTTTTTATAGCTTCTTTAATAGATAAATATGGAAATACCATTATCGTCATTTTTATCCCTTCTTTTCTAAATTTTTTTTCAAAAGACCATGTTTTTCTTACTCTTCCTCCACAGACTGTACATGAGATTTTCAGTTTAAGTCCTATTATATCTAGATGGTGGATAATTAATAATTTTTCTCCCTCAGGAATTTTTATTTTTCTTAGTAACTTATTTGTTAACTTTAATGTTAATGATATTGATTCCATAATTACACCATATATTAATTGTTATATTAATTTATATTACAATTACCTAAACAAAGTATCTATATTATTCTCTTTATTTGAATCAAATTTTTATACTAATTTATTTATAATATACCTGACTTCCAAACCGCTTTATCAACCTTGAGTTGGTATGTATTTTTCAACTATCATCTTAACCTTTAGATTGAAAACTGGCCCCCAATTTCCTGAATTTTTTTTCTACCTATTTTCTATCTTTCGCCTTAATTTTTTGTTATATTGACAAATATTGCAAATATATTTATACTTAAAGTTGAAGCTTGATTAAAAATATTAATAAAAGTTAACATAAGTTAATAGTAGGTTCTATAAAGTGTAGAGGTTAACAAAAATTAACTTTTCTTTTTCTTTATATTTGATATATCTTTGTAGCTTTATTATTAGGTAATAGACCTCTTTCGAAACTGGTTAACGTAGGTTCAAAATTATTGCTGATAAATATCGAAATAGACGTAAAAGATTAGGTATTAGATTTAATTTGATCTCTGGCATTTATAATTTTGAACCTACGTTAACCAGTTTCGAAAGAGGTCTAATGTTTAATACAAGGAACATTACGTAACTTCACATTGTCTTTAATTATTGTCCTATTTTCAACTTCAATAAAACCTGCATTTCTTAATTCTACTAAGCATTGCCTAACTCTTCTTTGACCAACATTTAGCTTATCCTCATAAAGCTGATAACTTTCCTGTAATTCATCTATATCTTTGTTGTAATAGATATGTAGTCTAAATACTATAAATGATAAAAGCTGTTTAGATGTCTTGCTTAATGCTTTTCCATTATCTCCAGTTAGCTTTCTCCATTCAGCTGGTATAAAATTTCCAATAAAACGATAAAATATTGTGTCATTATTGCTACTGTTATTTTTAATAATATTACAACTATTAGTTAAAAAAACGAATACTACAGGACACATTTTTCATCTCCAAAAATACAGCTATAGTAGGTGTTTTAGAAAATAACTTTTTTACAAATTACCCTAAAATTTTTATGCAAAAGGTCGAAAATAGGTTGAAAAATTTTTTATGCCAAACCTATATAAATTTTCATACTTATACTATCTGCCTTAGAGGAAAAATATTACCTATTGTCTTTCTTACTTTCATTTACCACTTCTATAATTATGAGAGCAGCATAACATATTTCTTTTTTTATAGCTATTCCTGAACAAAAAAGTAGAATACATTAATCATTCTCGTTATTACTTAAAGTTTTATTTTTACTACTTAAAAAACTCTTTAATTTTTTTGATCTAACAGGATGTTTAAGTTTTCTTAGAGCCTTGGCTTCAATTTGTCTAACTCTTTCTCTTGTTACTTTAAATTCGCCACCAACTTCTTCAAGTGTATAATCAGTAGGTAACCCAATGCCAAATCTTAACCTTAATACTCGTTCTTCTCTAGCTGTAAGAGTTGATAGAGCGCGCGTAGTAGTCTCACGTAAACTAAATTTGATAGCTTCTTCTATTGGTAATACAGCGTTTTTATCCTCAATGAAGTCTGATAAGCAACTTCCATCTTCTTCACCGATAGGGTTTTCTAAACTAACTGGCTCTTTAGCAATTCTCATTACTTTTTTAACCTTATCTATTGGCATTGACAACTTCTCAGCGATTTCAGAGGCAGTAGGTTCATAACCTAATTCGTTATGCATTTGCTTGCTAACTCTAACAATCTTGCTGATGGTATCAGCCATGTGAACTGGTATACGAATAGTTCGAGCTTGATCTGCAACAGCGCGGCTAATTGATTGCCTAACCCACCAAGTAGCACAAGTGGAAAATTTATATCCAAGAAGATAATTGTATTTATCTACAGCCTTCATAAGCCCGATATTACCTTCCTGAATTAAGTCTAAAAATGGTAATCCGCGATTAACATATGGTTTAGCAACATGTACTACCAAACGTGTATTAGATTCAACCATTTTCTTTTTTGCTACTCTAACTTTCCGTTCACCATTTTGAATAGCTTGAATAATTTCCTTAAACCTTTTTAAAGGCAATAACATTGCTTGTTCAATTTCGCCGAAACAATCAATGGTGGACTTAATAAGATCCTTTTCCTTGCTTAAAAATTTATTCCACTCATCTTGATGTAATAATTTTACTTTCTGTAACCAATTACTACCGCTATTATATTGAAATAAGAAATCATGGCGGCTTATTTTATATTTTTCCGCAGCTTTAAGCAAATTAATTTCTTTACTAATTATATCTTTATTAACACTATATAATTTGTTTAAAATATTTTTAATAGACTGCTTGTTAAAGTGAATATTACTAACTGCTGCAATTAATTCTTTTGATAACTCAGTAAATTTTTTACTTTCTTGATAACTACAGCTAGATTTATGCAATTTAAAATCATGAGCTGCAACTTCAAAAAGCTGAGTTGCTAAGTCGGAAACAACTTGCATCTTATCAAGAATTTTAGGCAAAATTTCTGATTCTACCTTGGTTAAAGGTTCATTTTGCAATTCTTCACAATCACCATCAGAATCATAATCCTGTTGGTTATCATCTTCAGGCTGATCATAAATGTTACTTTCTAGCTCAATAAGATTCCTTACTAATATTCTACTATGAACTAAGTCTTCATACCACTGTATTAAGAGTTTCATAACATATGGAAGATGGCAAATGAAGTGTATCACTGTTTTTTTCCCTTCTTCCATTTGCTTAGCAAGTTCAATTTCTCCTTCTCTCGAAAGTAAAGTGGTATTGCTCATATCTTTTAGATATGCTCTAACAATATCAGTAGAGTATATATTATCATCTAAATCTTCTTCAAATTCTCCTTCAGTAGCATTAGAAGCTAGTGCTACTTCTTCTTCGATTTTATCAGGACATACACCCAATTTAGTATAATCAAAATCTTTATCTAAGTTAATGTCAGAATCAGAAATTTTAGACGATAATTTTTCTGATTCATCAACAAAATTGCTAGCTAACTCTTCTACATTTGTATTTTTTTTAGTTTTTTTATTGCAGATAATAGTTTTATTATTTTTATTACGCAGACTTGCCATGTTCTTCTTGTTCTAAGTGTAAAGCTTCATTTAAAAGGTCAATTTCATGTTCAATTTTAAAAATTTCTTGCTGATACAGACTCGCATTGTCAACACTATTTTGACAATCTATGGTTAAACTATTAACATATTCTTCTTTTATAAGTAGAACTTGATACTTTTTATAAAATAAACTCCATAATAACTTTGCGCCGTATTTTTTATTTATTGTTAGCGACATACGACACACTGTTTCAGGTAATTTAAGTATAGATTCAGTAATGTCAGTTTTTATCGAATCCAGTAGACTGAAGTTATTACCTGATATGCTATCTATCAACCATTTTCTAGCATTATATGCTTCTTTGTTACAAAATTCAAGATTAACAAAATTTTCTGCAATTACATCATCGTTTAGCAACTCTGGAAAGTGTACTATTAGTGATAATAACAGATACTCTAGGTATTCTTTGCTAGTTGGAGTGTTCAGATTTAATTTTTGTTTGTCAAAATATGAATTATTGCTATTAAACCTATTTAATTGCCAATATTTTTGTTTAAAATATGTTTGATAGTTTTTTATTAATATCCAATCTTTGATTTCTTTAATATAATTATTAATTTTTTTCTCTAACTGAGCTTTAGATTCTGCTGTAGAAAATACTTTACCATTTGTTTCTAAACGCCATAAAGTTTCTGAAACTGCTAGCCTTGTATCTATAAGTTTTTGAAACTGCGTAATTCCATGCTGTTTTAATAGTTGATCTGGATCTAATCCATCTGGTAACATGATAAAACTCATACTTTGAGAACAACTAATATGTGGTAAAACTTTTATAACAGCCCTCTGTATAGCTCTGTTGCCAGCTTGATCTCCATCAAAGCATAAAATTATTTCATCGCAAATTTGCCATAATTTGTGTAAATGTTTTTCAGTTAGAGCTGTTCCTAAAGTCGCTACTGTTTCATAAATACCTTGAGATTGCAAAGCAATTAAGTCCATATATCCTTCTACAACTATCGCTCTATTTTTAGAGTAAATATGACTAGTTGCAATATCTTCGCCATATAATGCTTCATTTTTCTTAAATACAGCAGTTTCTGGAGAGTTAAGGTATTTTGGTTGGCTATTATTATTTATAACTCGGCCTCCAAATCCTATGGTTTTATTGGCTAAATTAATAATGGGAAACATAATACGATCCCTAAAAATTTCATAGCTTTGCCCATTATCATTTTTGGCTATTAAGCCAGACTTTACGATAAATGCTAAAGGAATTCCCCTCATTTCTAAAAATTCTTGCAATAAGTTTTTACCTGGAGCATAACCTATCTTATATTTTTCGATTTGGAGATCAGATAAGCCTCTGTCATATAAATATGACCTAATATCATTAGAAAGAGAAGCAATGAAAAAATTCTGTGCAAGCTCAAGTGTATTATGAATTATATCTATTTCTTCATATAATTTTTCTTGCTCTTTTGAAAATATTGGTATATCAATACCATTTTCTTGAGCTAGCCTTAGCGCTGATTCTCTATAAGATAGACCAGAAGTATCTGCCACAAATTTTATTACATCACCATGAGCAGAGCAGCCAAAACAATGATAAAATTTCTTGCGGTCGTTAACAGTAAATGATGGTGTTTTCTCAGAATGAAATGGACAAATTCCTACATATTCTCCTCCTCTTTTAATAAGAGTAACTTTTTGCTTAACAATCGTAGAAACATTGAGTATAGTTCTAATATTTTCATAAAAGAAATTAGTAGATCTCATTAGTATAACCAATTAAAGTGATTGTTGTTAACTTTACATAACAAACTATCATATTTTCTATTGCCTTATAAAACAAGCGCAATTTTTTAGGTATTGTTGAATTAATAGTAACAAATCTGATATTAAAAGTTGCAATTAAGTTTAGTAATAAACTGTAATTATAAGTATATCTTAACAGCAATAAAATTTCAAAGCCTAATCTTCAATGATAGCATTGTAATAACTTGAGCTTGATATAAGAAATATGTTGGACTATATGAAGAATAAGTACGACAACTATTTTATATAGAGTAAAACACTTGCTGCCTTACTTGCTAACCAAGGTTTAGAGCTAATCACAAAAATTAGATCCAAAATGAAAGAAACAGTACTATGAAATCTCTACTTCTTAACAAAAGGCATATTATAGAAACCATTAATTGTTAGTTGAAATATCTTTTCCATATTGATCACACTCGCTATAGGTTTGTTATGAATTTTTAAACTATAGTCATTTACAATGAAGTTTGCGTATAAAATATCCTGTTGGTAAATCTTATGATGCTATTGTCGCTTTTTTTATGCTCATCAAACCTCATTGTAAATGACTATAATGTTCTCTCTGCATTGCTTGCTTATGTTTTTAAAACTAATAAAATTTCTGTTTCTTTTTCAAGTTTGAATTATCTTTTACTTTCTTTGCCTTGCCTACTATTTCTCAATTAGATTGAACTCATGTTATTAAATAGTATACTTTTATAATACATTTTTTTATGTTGGGTTATTCCTTTTTTATTTAAATTTTTCTTTTTAACTCAACATTCTTTCTTTGTATACCCTTTTTATATACCTTTCATTATCATATTCTAGCGTTGTTAAACTACATATATAGGCATTAAAAAAATATAACACTTATTTTTATTAGGTTTTGCAATATTTCTTATATCAAACTCTGATTGTATAAAATAACAATTTTGTTACCTAAACAACGAGCAACTATGCCAGCTAATTCAAGTTCTAAGATGATGACATTAACTATATTCATTGGTAATTTAGTTTGGTTAACAATAACTTCTATGTCTAGTGGTACTGAAGATAATATATTTTTTACAATTGTTCGTTGATCATCAGTGATAGTAGTAGACTGATAGCTGCCATGGTCTTTATATTGTGTAAAATTTTCTTGATCGTAACAATTATTACTAGTATCAAGATTATATGTTGGAAGTTGTTCAATGATATCCTCAACTTGTTCTACTAAATAAGCTCCATTTTTAATCAAATGATTAGTGCCTTGATATCTTGGATCATATGGAAAACCTGGAACTGCAAATAGTTCTCTATTATATTCAAGTGTTAAACGAGCAGTGATAAGTGATCCAGATTTTAAATTTGCTTCTACAACTAAGGTTCCATATGATATTCCAGCAATAATTCTGTTACGTTGAGGAAAATGTTTACTGATAGGAGGGCAATAAATTGGCAACTCAGCTAAAATAAGTCCTTCATTAGCAATTTTATGATATAAATTAATATTTTCTTGAGGGTAAATATGATCAACTCCACCAGCTATTACAGCAATAGTACTAGGTAATGCTGATTGATGTGCTGCAGTATCTATTCCTCTAGCTAAGCCAGATGCTATAACTATTTTGTTATCAACTAATTTTTTAACAATGTTTTTAGTAAAAGTTACTCCATTTAAAGAAGCGTTTCTAGATCCAACTACAGCAAGAATTTTATGATTAAGTAATTTAATATCTCCTTTATAGATAATGACTGGCGGAGGATCTGGAATATGTAATAATAGTTTTGAGTATTCAGAATGATGATGAGTAAGAAGAAAAGCATTGAATTTTCTCAACACTTCTATTTCCTGTAATGCTTCTGAGTTAGTGTAGATTTTTATTGGCTTTCGCTTTCCTCCTTTAAGAGAAAAATATGCAACATTCTGTAAAGCTATTTTAGCGCTACCAAATAATCTAATTAGCTCAAAAAAAGTTTTAGGACCAACATTCTCACTTCTAGCTAAACGTAGGGTATAAATTGTTTCATCATCATACTCAGTAGAACTATTATCACTAACTGGCACTTTTAGCATACAGTCCGTAGCAATTTATAAACTGCAAAGGAACTTAAAATTACAACTTCTCAGCATTTGATGTTAAGTAGTGACATATACCATCTGATGTTGCTTCTATTCCTTCAGTTCCTGGAGTCCAACCAGCTGGGCATACATCACCGTACTTTTTATGAAAATCTATTGCATCAATTATTCTTAAACTTTCTTCAACATTTCGTCCTATACTTAAATCATTAATAGTGACATGGCGTAGTACAAACTCTTGATCAATAATAAATGTTGCTCGAACAGCTACTCCAGCCTGGTTGAGCACATTATACGTCTTGGAAATATCTTTATTTATGTCTGACACTAATGGAAATTGTATGTCACCTATTCCTCCCTTATTATAAGGAGTAAGTTTCCAAGCTTTATGGCAAAAATGTGAGTCTACACTAATTCCAATCACTTCAGTATTTCTTTTTAAGAACTCACCATATCTATTATTAAAAGCAATAATTTCCGTTGGACAAACAAAAGTAAAGTTTAAAGGATAAAAAAATAAAACTGCCTTTCTACCGTCCAGTTCATGTTTTAAGTTAAATTTTTCATTAATATTGTTCTTTGGCAAAACTGCTGGAGCTGTAAAATCACAAGCTGACTTACCTACAAAAATTTCCATAGCTACTACTCTCTAACTAAATAAATTATTTGAATAAATTATACTAATAAAATATATCCATGTACCCATAATATTCTAAATTAAAAATACTGCAACTAGAATCTAACAGCAATATACCTATTAAATTTGTCCAAGAAAAAAGAAATTGTAATAAGCTAAACTTAAGATATTAGTAAAAAAGTGATAAATTATTTTAAGATACCTAAACATGCGCCACTTACCATATAAGCAATATAGCATAAGTCAAAAAAATATTTACATTAGAAAGGATATTAGTTTGAAAACGCAAAAATAGAATAAAATTGGAAGGCAAAGAAGAGAAGATAAAATTGGAATTAAGTTTAGAGATAGAATAACTTGAAGAAGAAGCAATTATATGAACTAAGAAATTAATAGGAGCACGGTGTTTAGTATGCTCTAAATGTAAGATGGTTTTTTTAATACACTAAGTACAGATTCAATTAAGGAAGGTCTATTTAATAAACCAGAGTTTGATATTTAGATATAAGGAGATAGATTATAGTATATTTGGAATAAGGATTACAATAATAGATCTCTTTCGAAACTGGTTAACGTAGTTCAAAATTATTGCTGACAAATATCGAAATAGACGTAAAAGATTCGGTCTGTGCGTCAAGAAAAGGTGAATTAATCTTACTGGTGAAAGTCCAGTTA from Orientia tsutsugamushi str. Boryong includes:
- a CDS encoding tyrosine-type recombinase/integrase, producing the protein MESISLTLKLTNKLLRKIKIPEGEKLLIIHHLDIIGLKLKISCTVCGGRVRKTWSFEKKFRKEGIKMTIMVFPYLSIKEAIKKAIELKILMANGIDPREVRRQQQIEENENRIKERQEITFKELCYKYIEEYAKIYTINWKEYTDRVHTYAQSLYGKKISQIRMSDIEPIFNDISKEGKYATANALLATLRTIFNKAIKWGLIENNPTLGIEQHKLQARERRLSYDEMGRFLQVLCGEASPLIRDFALLALYTGARKSNVLEMEWDNIDFERKIWHIPKTKNGKAQNIPLTDEAMEILQARKLISTSKWVLPSSTSESGHLEYPYCPIPSLNGY
- the rpoD gene encoding RNA polymerase sigma factor RpoD; this encodes MASLRNKNNKTIICNKKTKKNTNVEELASNFVDESEKLSSKISDSDINLDKDFDYTKLGVCPDKIEEEVALASNATEGEFEEDLDDNIYSTDIVRAYLKDMSNTTLLSREGEIELAKQMEEGKKTVIHFICHLPYVMKLLIQWYEDLVHSRILVRNLIELESNIYDQPEDDNQQDYDSDGDCEELQNEPLTKVESEILPKILDKMQVVSDLATQLFEVAAHDFKLHKSSCSYQESKKFTELSKELIAAVSNIHFNKQSIKNILNKLYSVNKDIISKEINLLKAAEKYKISRHDFLFQYNSGSNWLQKVKLLHQDEWNKFLSKEKDLIKSTIDCFGEIEQAMLLPLKRFKEIIQAIQNGERKVRVAKKKMVESNTRLVVHVAKPYVNRGLPFLDLIQEGNIGLMKAVDKYNYLLGYKFSTCATWWVRQSISRAVADQARTIRIPVHMADTISKIVRVSKQMHNELGYEPTASEIAEKLSMPIDKVKKVMRIAKEPVSLENPIGEEDGSCLSDFIEDKNAVLPIEEAIKFSLRETTTRALSTLTAREERVLRLRFGIGLPTDYTLEEVGGEFKVTRERVRQIEAKALRKLKHPVRSKKLKSFLSSKNKTLSNNEND
- the dnaG gene encoding DNA primase, with translation MRSTNFFYENIRTILNVSTIVKQKVTLIKRGGEYVGICPFHSEKTPSFTVNDRKKFYHCFGCSAHGDVIKFVADTSGLSYRESALRLAQENGIDIPIFSKEQEKLYEEIDIIHNTLELAQNFFIASLSNDIRSYLYDRGLSDLQIEKYKIGYAPGKNLLQEFLEMRGIPLAFIVKSGLIAKNDNGQSYEIFRDRIMFPIINLANKTIGFGGRVINNNSQPKYLNSPETAVFKKNEALYGEDIATSHIYSKNRAIVVEGYMDLIALQSQGIYETVATLGTALTEKHLHKLWQICDEIILCFDGDQAGNRAIQRAVIKVLPHISCSQSMSFIMLPDGLDPDQLLKQHGITQFQKLIDTRLAVSETLWRLETNGKVFSTAESKAQLEKKINNYIKEIKDWILIKNYQTYFKQKYWQLNRFNSNNSYFDKQKLNLNTPTSKEYLEYLLLSLIVHFPELLNDDVIAENFVNLEFCNKEAYNARKWLIDSISGNNFSLLDSIKTDITESILKLPETVCRMSLTINKKYGAKLLWSLFYKKYQVLLIKEEYVNSLTIDCQNSVDNASLYQQEIFKIEHEIDLLNEALHLEQEEHGKSA
- the dprA gene encoding DNA-processing protein DprA encodes the protein MLKVPVSDNSSTEYDDETIYTLRLARSENVGPKTFFELIRLFGSAKIALQNVAYFSLKGGKRKPIKIYTNSEALQEIEVLRKFNAFLLTHHHSEYSKLLLHIPDPPPVIIYKGDIKLLNHKILAVVGSRNASLNGVTFTKNIVKKLVDNKIVIASGLARGIDTAAHQSALPSTIAVIAGGVDHIYPQENINLYHKIANEGLILAELPIYCPPISKHFPQRNRIIAGISYGTLVVEANLKSGSLITARLTLEYNRELFAVPGFPYDPRYQGTNHLIKNGAYLVEQVEDIIEQLPTYNLDTSNNCYDQENFTQYKDHGSYQSTTITDDQRTIVKNILSSVPLDIEVIVNQTKLPMNIVNVIILELELAGIVARCLGNKIVILYNQSLI
- a CDS encoding peroxiredoxin, encoding MEIFVGKSACDFTAPAVLPKNNINEKFNLKHELDGRKAVLFFYPLNFTFVCPTEIIAFNNRYGEFLKRNTEVIGISVDSHFCHKAWKLTPYNKGGIGDIQFPLVSDINKDISKTYNVLNQAGVAVRATFIIDQEFVLRHVTINDLSIGRNVEESLRIIDAIDFHKKYGDVCPAGWTPGTEGIEATSDGICHYLTSNAEKL